AGTTTGACCAACTTGAACTGATTTGTCAATCCAATCTTTTTCTATAGCTGCTCTTGAAGCTGCAACTGTTCCGCCAAAAGCATCTGCTAATTCCTGAAGTTTTTCGAAGTTTTCTTTACTTCCAACACCTCTACCACCAGCAACTATAACTTCTGCTTCTGATATATCTTCTGCATCTTTAGCTAATTTTACAACTTCTTGGACTTTTGTTCTTATATCGTCTTCTGTTAAATTAACTGTAACTTTTTCAATTTTTGAAGTATTTTCTTTAGATGAATCTTTATCAAGTTTAGAAAATACTCCTGGTCTTACAGTAGCCATTTGAGGTCTGTGGTCAGCACATACAATTGTAGCCATAAGATTTCCACCAAAAGCTGGTCTTGTAGCTAATAAATTATTGTTTTCAGCATCTATGTCAAGAGCTGTACAGTCAGCTGTTAATCCAGTTGTAAGTCTAGCTGCTATTCTAGGTCCTAAATCTCTTCCTATATAAGTAGCACCTATGAATATTATCTCAGGTTTTCTTTCATTTGATAATTCGCAAATAACCTTTGCATATGCATCAGTTGAGAAGTGTGATAAAAGCTTATCATCTGCTGCTATTACCTTATCAGCACCATAAGCTAACAATTCTTTTGCTATATCATCAGTATTATATCCAAGTAATACTGCAACTAATTCTGTATTTAATTTATCTGCCATTTCACGGCCTTTTCCCAAAAGCTCTAATGAAACTTTTTGAAGTTCTCCGTCTCTCTGTTCAGCAAAGACCCATACGCCGCCTTTATAATCTGCTATATTCATTTTAAATCCCTCCTACATCACTTTAAATATAGTGTTTTTCTTGTAATTTTGAAACTGCATAACTAACTGCTTCTTTAACTGGCTTATTAACAATTTCTCCTTGGCCCTTAGTCTCCTTAGTTGCTGATCTCTTAACTTTTGTAGGTGATCCTTTAAGTCCAAGAAGGGATTTATCTACATCTATATCATCTGCACTCCATACTGTTATTTCTTTATCAAATAATCCAAATATATTTTTAACATCCATATATCTTGGTTCATTTAATTCTTTTATAGCAGTAAGTAATACTGGTGTATTAACCTTAACTACTTCATATCCATCTTCCCAAGCTTTTCTTACTGTTAACTCTTTATCTCCAGTTACATCAACTTTTTCTACATAAGTTATCTGTGGAATTCCAAGATGTTCAGCTATTTCTGGTCCAACCTGTGCTGTATCTCCATCTATTGCTTGTCTTCCAGCAAACACCACATCATAATCAAGTTTTCTAAGTGCTCCTGCAAGGGCATTTGATGTAGCTAAAGTATCAGCTCCTGCAAAGGCTCTATCAGATATAAGTATTGCTTCGTCCGCTCCCATAGCCATAGCTTCTCTTAAAGCAGTTTGAGCTTGTGGAGGTCCCATACTTAACACGATAACCTTAGCACCAGTATTTTCTTTTATTACTAATGCTTCTTCTAATGCATTTTTATCATCTGGATTTATTATTGATGGAACTCCTTCTCTTATAAGTGTTCCTGTCTTAGGATCTATTTTAACTTCAGTTGTATCTGGAACTTGTTTTAAACAAACAACTATATTCATCGCCTATAAACCTCCTTATTATCTAAAAATGTTTCCTGAAATAACTAATTGCTGAACCTGTGAAGTTCCTTCATATATTTCAGTTATCTTAGCATCTCTCATCATTCTTTCTACAGGATAATCTTTAGTATATCCATATCCACCGAATAATTGAACAGCTTTAGTTGTTACATCCATTGCTACATTTGCAGCATGAAGCTTTGCTCTAGCAGCATCAACAGTATATGGTAGTTTCTGATCTTTTTTCCAAGCCGCCTTATAAACCAAAAGTCTAGCTGATTCTATAGCAACTTCCATATCTGCCATCATCCAAGAAAGTCCTTGGAATTTATACAATTCTCTTCCAAACTGTTTTCTTTCCTTCATATATTCCTTAGCTTCATTAAAAGCGCCTTCAGCAATACCAAGAGCCTGAGCAGCTATACCAATTCTTCCTCCATCAAGAGTTTTCATTGCTACGCCGAATCCTTTTCCTTCTTTACCAATCATGTTTTCCTTTGGTACTACCATATCTTCAAATATAAGTTCTGTTGTAGATGAAGCTCTTATTCCAAGTTTATCTTCAACTTTACCGATTGAGAATCCCTTAAAGCCTTTTTCAATTATAAATGCTGATATTCCTCTTGTTCCCTTGCTTCTATCTGTCATGGCAAATATAACAAATATGTCTGCTACTCCACCATTTGTTATGAATATTTTTGAACCATTAATTATATAATTGTCACCATCAATTACAGCTACAGTTTGTTGTCCAGCTGCATCTGTTCCTGCATTTGGTTCAGTTAAACCAAATGCTCCTATTTTTTCACCCTTTGCAAGTGGTGTTAAATATTTTTCCTTTTGAGCTGGTGTACCAAATTGATCAATTAGTGATGCACAAAGTGAAGTATGTGCTGAAAGTATAACTCCAGTAGTACCGCATACTTTAGATAATTCTTCTACAGCTAGTATATAAGATAACGTATCTCCACCAGCTCCACCATATTCTCTAGAAAAAGGTATACCCATCATACCATACTTAGCCATTTTCTTTACATTTTCCATAGGGAATCTTTCTGTTTCATCAATCTCTGCGGCTATTGGTTTAACATCAGTTTCAGCAAATTCTCTTACCATCTGTCTTACTAATTCTTGTTCTTTAGTCAATGAAAAATTCATGTAACTTACCTCCTCTTATTTATTCTTAAAATTACCAGTTAAATATTTTTTATCATTCAAGAATGTATTCATACCTTCTTTTTGATCTTCTGTAGAGAAACAAGCTCCAAATACTTCTGATTCAATTGACACACCTGTATCAATATCAGTTTGAATTCCTCTATTTATTGCTGATTTAGCCAACTTAACAGCTATAGGTGCATTGGCTGCTATAGTATTTGCCAATTGTTTTGCTTCATCTAATAAAGTTTCTGGTTCTATAACTCTATTAACAAGTCCTAATCTATAGGCCTCTTCAGCATTTATAATTTTTCCAGTATATATAAGTTCCTTTGCAGCTC
This genomic window from Clostridium pasteurianum DSM 525 = ATCC 6013 contains:
- a CDS encoding electron transfer flavoprotein subunit alpha/FixB family protein — translated: MNIADYKGGVWVFAEQRDGELQKVSLELLGKGREMADKLNTELVAVLLGYNTDDIAKELLAYGADKVIAADDKLLSHFSTDAYAKVICELSNERKPEIIFIGATYIGRDLGPRIAARLTTGLTADCTALDIDAENNNLLATRPAFGGNLMATIVCADHRPQMATVRPGVFSKLDKDSSKENTSKIEKVTVNLTEDDIRTKVQEVVKLAKDAEDISEAEVIVAGGRGVGSKENFEKLQELADAFGGTVAASRAAIEKDWIDKSVQVGQTGKTVRPKLYIACGISGAIQHLAGMQDSDYIVAINRDENAPIMQVADLAIVGDLNKVVPELISQVKAVAK
- a CDS encoding electron transfer flavoprotein subunit beta/FixA family protein: MNIVVCLKQVPDTTEVKIDPKTGTLIREGVPSIINPDDKNALEEALVIKENTGAKVIVLSMGPPQAQTALREAMAMGADEAILISDRAFAGADTLATSNALAGALRKLDYDVVFAGRQAIDGDTAQVGPEIAEHLGIPQITYVEKVDVTGDKELTVRKAWEDGYEVVKVNTPVLLTAIKELNEPRYMDVKNIFGLFDKEITVWSADDIDVDKSLLGLKGSPTKVKRSATKETKGQGEIVNKPVKEAVSYAVSKLQEKHYI
- a CDS encoding acyl-CoA dehydrogenase; this encodes MNFSLTKEQELVRQMVREFAETDVKPIAAEIDETERFPMENVKKMAKYGMMGIPFSREYGGAGGDTLSYILAVEELSKVCGTTGVILSAHTSLCASLIDQFGTPAQKEKYLTPLAKGEKIGAFGLTEPNAGTDAAGQQTVAVIDGDNYIINGSKIFITNGGVADIFVIFAMTDRSKGTRGISAFIIEKGFKGFSIGKVEDKLGIRASSTTELIFEDMVVPKENMIGKEGKGFGVAMKTLDGGRIGIAAQALGIAEGAFNEAKEYMKERKQFGRELYKFQGLSWMMADMEVAIESARLLVYKAAWKKDQKLPYTVDAARAKLHAANVAMDVTTKAVQLFGGYGYTKDYPVERMMRDAKITEIYEGTSQVQQLVISGNIFR